One part of the Arabidopsis thaliana chromosome 4, partial sequence genome encodes these proteins:
- a CDS encoding E2F/DP family winged-helix DNA-binding domain-containing protein (E2F/DP family winged-helix DNA-binding domain; FUNCTIONS IN: DNA binding, sequence-specific DNA binding transcription factor activity; INVOLVED IN: regulation of transcription, DNA-dependent; LOCATED IN: nucleus; CONTAINS InterPro DOMAIN/s: Winged helix-turn-helix transcription repressor DNA-binding (InterPro:IPR011991), Heat shock factor (HSF)-type, DNA-binding (InterPro:IPR000232); BEST Arabidopsis thaliana protein match is: heat shock factor 1 (TAIR:AT4G17750.1); Has 2839 Blast hits to 1582 proteins in 201 species: Archae - 0; Bacteria - 0; Metazoa - 505; Fungi - 454; Plants - 1509; Viruses - 0; Other Eukaryotes - 371 (source: NCBI BLink).): MSKNEGSLTSVSYFITTTYDMVDDLSLDSIISWSQSGKSFIIWNPEEFYNNLLQRFCFQRINTFFSFLFSHGFRKIDSGKWEFANDNFVRGQRHLINNIISDVIEQEVQYDQGMELFKAEKLFARLVKKVQDQLPPHNSYPTSKLPFPTKIYEMVDDPSSDAIISWSQSGKSFIIWNPQEFCKDHLRRLFNTLHIHFFFYKLKIFGFKKINPKKWEFANDNFVRGQRHLVEIIISNDKKKNDQLRKQDAREKKMAEAGELFKLQIEEMSDMRKKMKKAKEVKEQEVRLCKL; this comes from the exons atgaGCAAAAATGAAGGTTCATTAACCTCAGTATCATATTTCATCACCACAACGTATGATATGGTCGATGATCTTTCATTAGATTCAATAATTTCTTGGAGCCAGAGCGGCAAGAGTTTCATCATTTGGAATCCAGAAGAATTTTAcaacaatcttcttcaaaGATTCTGCTTCCAACGCATAAatacctttttctctttccttttttcacaT ggtttcagaaaaATCGACTCTGGAAAATGGGAATTCGCGAATGATAATTTTGTGCGAGGTCAACGTCACCTCATAAATAACATTATAAGTGATGTAATAGAGCAGGAGGTTCAATATGATCAAGGAATGGAATTGTTTAAAGCAGAAAAATTATTTGCACGACTAGTGAAAAAAGTACAGGATCAATTGCCACCTCATAACAGTTATCCAACCTCAAAACTTCCTTTCCCCACCAAAATCTATGAGATGGTGGACGATCCTTCATCGGATGCTATTATCTCATGGAGCCAAAGTGGCAAGAGTTTCATCATTTGGAATCCACAAGAATTTTGCAAAGATCATCTTCGTAGACTCTTCAATACCCTccatatacattttttcttctataaacttaaaatattt ggtttcaaaaaaattaatccaAAGAAATGGGAATTTgcaaatgataattttgtccGGGGTCAACGTCACCTTGTGGAAATCATTATAAGCaatgataaaaagaagaatgatcAACTACGTAAACAGGATgccagagagaaaaaaatggcGGAGGCAGGAGAATTGTTTAAGTTGCAAATTGAGGAAATGTCGgatatgagaaagaaaatgaagaaggcCAAGGAAGTAAAGGAACAAGAGGTTCGACTCTGCAAATTATGA
- the HSF A4A gene encoding heat shock transcription factor A4A (heat shock transcription factor A4A (HSF A4A); FUNCTIONS IN: DNA binding, sequence-specific DNA binding transcription factor activity; INVOLVED IN: response to chitin; LOCATED IN: nucleus; EXPRESSED IN: 23 plant structures; EXPRESSED DURING: 13 growth stages; CONTAINS InterPro DOMAIN/s: Winged helix-turn-helix transcription repressor DNA-binding (InterPro:IPR011991), Heat shock factor (HSF)-type, DNA-binding (InterPro:IPR000232); BEST Arabidopsis thaliana protein match is: winged-helix DNA-binding transcription factor family protein (TAIR:AT5G45710.1); Has 2263 Blast hits to 2244 proteins in 239 species: Archae - 2; Bacteria - 4; Metazoa - 360; Fungi - 491; Plants - 856; Viruses - 0; Other Eukaryotes - 550 (source: NCBI BLink).), with amino-acid sequence MDENNHGVSSSSLPPFLTKTYEMVDDSSSDSIVSWSQSNKSFIVWNPPEFSRDLLPRFFKHNNFSSFIRQLNTYGFRKADPEQWEFANDDFVRGQPHLMKNIHRRKPVHSHSLPNLQAQLNPLTDSERVRMNNQIERLTKEKEGLLEELHKQDEEREVFEMQVKELKERLQHMEKRQKTMVSFVSQVLEKPGLALNLSPCVPETNERKRRFPRIEFFPDEPMLEENKTCVVVREEGSTSPSSHTREHQVEQLESSIAIWENLVSDSCESMLQSRSMMTLDVDESSTFPESPPLSCIQLSVDSRLKSPPSPRIIDMNCEPDGSKEQNTVAAPPPPPVAGANDGFWQQFFSENPGSTEQREVQLERKDDKDKAGVRTEKCWWNSRNVNAITEQLGHLTSSERS; translated from the exons ATGGATGAGAATAATCATGGAGTTTCATCAAGCTCACTTCCACCTTTCCTCACCAAAACATATGAGATGGTTGATGATTCTTCATCCGATTCTATCGTCTCTTGGAGTCAGAGCAATAAGAGTTTCATCGTTTGGAATCCGCCGGAGTTTTCTAGAGATCTTCTTCCGAGATTCTTCAAGCACAATAACTTCTCTAGCTTTATCCGCCAGCTTAACACATAT GGTTTTAGAAAAGCTGATCCTGAGCAATGGGAATTTGCGAATGATGATTTTGTGAGAGGTCAACCTCATCTTATGAAGAACATTCATAGACGCAAACCAGTTCATAGCCACTCTTTACCGAATCTTCAAGCTCAGTTAAACCCGTTGACGGATTCAGAACGAGTGAGAATGAATAATCAGATTGAGAGAttgacaaaagagaaagaaggatTGCTTGAAGAGTTACATAAACAAGACGAGGAACGAGAAGTGTTTGAGATGCAAGTGAAAGAACTTAAAGAACGATTACAACACATGGAGAAGCGTCAGAAAACAATGGTTTCGTTTGTTTCTCAAGTATTGGAAAAGCCAGGGCTTGCTTTGAACCTATCGCCGTGTGTTCCCGAAACAAACGAGAGGAAAAGAAGGTTCCCTAGGATCGAGTTCTTTCCCGATGAACCGATGTTGGAAGAGAACAAAACTTGTGTTGTTGTGAGAGAGGAAGGTTCTACAAGCCCTTCTTCACACACAAGAGAGCATCAAGTGGAACAGTTAGAGTCATCGATAGCGATTTGGGAGAATCTTGTATCGGATTCTTGTGAGAGTATGTTACAATCAAGAAGTATGATGACACTTGATGTGGATGAATCATCTACTTTTCCAGAGAGCCCTCCTCTTTCTTGCATACAGTTAAGTGTCGATTCACGTCTCAAATCTCCTCCTTCTCCAAGGATCATCGATATGAACTGTGAGCCCGATGGTTCGAAAGAACAGAACACTGTTgctgctcctcctcctcctccagtAGCAGGAGCGAATGATGGCTTCTGGCAGCAGTTTTTCTCAGAGAATCCTGGCTCAACCGAGCAACGGGAAGTTCAATTAGAGAGGAAAGACGATAAAGATAAAGCCGGAGTACGTACTGAGAAATGTTGGTGGAATTCGAGAAATGTTAATGCAATTACAGAACAGCTTGGACATCTGACTTCTTCAGAGAGAAGTTGA
- a CDS encoding uncharacterized protein (unknown protein; Has 4 Blast hits to 4 proteins in 2 species: Archae - 0; Bacteria - 0; Metazoa - 0; Fungi - 0; Plants - 4; Viruses - 0; Other Eukaryotes - 0 (source: NCBI BLink).) — MPSVQVRMDNKTTAAELDAIAENLLKCCIDVMTITKHNLALQFRSFITNYPPKALVFDSSSAVSDLGFTESETGASTRVLGKSASWIFIFFNVTEKC; from the exons ATGCCGTCCGTCCAAGTGCGTATGGACAACAAGACGACTGCGGCGGAGTTAGACGCAATTGCCGAGAATCTTCTCAAGTGCTGCATTGATGTCATGACGATCACG aaacaCAATCTTGCTCTTCAATTCCGTAGTTTTATCACCAATTATCCGCCCAAAGCCCTAGTCTTTGACTCATCTTCCGCAGTATCCGATCTAGGTTTTACGGAATCAGAAACAGGGGCTTCAACCAGGGTTTTGGGAAAATCAGCGTCTTggatcttcattttcttcaacgTAACGGAGAAATGTTAG
- a CDS encoding Pentatricopeptide repeat (PPR-like) superfamily protein, protein MVEKDIYMCAEIIIRPQAYNLRLLQKENLKKMSVCSSTPVPILSFTERAKSLTEIQQAHAFMLKTGLFHDTFSASKLVAFAATNPEPKTVSYAHSILNRIGSPNGFTHNSVIRAYANSSTPEVALTVFREMLLGPVFPDKYSFTFVLKACAAFCGFEEGRQIHGLFIKSGLVTDVFVENTLVNVYGRSGYFEIARKVLDRMPVRDAVSWNSLLSAYLEKGLVDEARALFDEMEERNVESWNFMISGYAAAGLVKEAKEVFDSMPVRDVVSWNAMVTAYAHVGCYNEVLEVFNKMLDDSTEKPDGFTLVSVLSACASLGSLSQGEWVHVYIDKHGIEIEGFLATALVDMYSKCGKIDKALEVFRATSKRDVSTWNSIISDLSVHGLGKDALEIFSEMVYEGFKPNGITFIGVLSACNHVGMLDQARKLFEMMSSVYRVEPTIEHYGCMVDLLGRMGKIEEAEELVNEIPADEASILLESLLGACKRFGQLEQAERIANRLLELNLRDSSGYAQMSNLYASDGRWEKVIDGRRNMRAERVNRSLDVA, encoded by the coding sequence ATGGTTgaaaaagacatatatatgtgtgCAGAAATAATCATCCGACCACAAGCATATAACTTGCGGTTATTGCAGAaagagaatttgaaaaaaatgagtGTTTGTTCATCAACTCCAGTACCGATTCTCTCATTCACAGAGAGAGCTAAATCTCTGACGGAGATTCAACAAGCTCACGCCTTTATGCTCAAAACCGGTCTTTTTCATGACACGTTTTCCGCGAGCAAGCTTGTTGCTTTTGCTGCAACAAACCCAGAACCCAAAACAGTCTCTTACGCTCACTCTATTCTCAATCGCATTGGGAGCCCTAATGGGTTCACTCACAATTCCGTCATCAGGGCTTATGCTAATAGCTCTACTCCTGAGGTTGCCTTAACCGTGTTTCGTGAAATGCTTCTTGGTCCTGTTTTTCCTGATAAGTACAGCTTCACGTTTGTGTTGAAAGCTTGTGCTGCGTTTTGTGGGTTTGAAGAAGGAAGGCAAATTCACGGTCTTTTTATCAAGAGTGGTTTGGTGACTGATGTGTTTGTTGAGAATACTTTGGTTAATGTTTATGGACGAAGCGGTTACTTTGAGATTGCACGTAAAGTGCTCGATAGAATGCCTGTGAGAGATGCTGTTTCTTGGAATTCGTTGTTGAGTGCTTATCTTGAGAAAGGTTTAGTGGATGAAGCTCGTGCGTTGTTTGATGAGATGGAGGAACGGAATGTGGAGTCTTGGAATTTTATGATTTCGGGTTATGCGGCTGCGGGGTTGGTTAAGGAAGCCAAGGAGGTTTTCGATTCTATGCCGGTTAGAGATGTGGTTTCTTGGAACGCTATGGTGACTGCTTATGCACATGTGGGTTGTTACAACGAGGTTTTAGAGGTTTTTAATAAGATGCTGGATGATTCCACAGAGAAACCAGATGGTTTTACTCTTGTTAGTGTTTTATCTGCTTGTGCTAGTCTTGGATCTTTGAGTCAAGGTGAGTGGGTACATGTTTACATAGACAAGCATGGGATTGAGATTGAAGGGTTTTTGGCTACAGCTCTTGTGGATATGTATTCGAAGTGTGGGAAAATTGACAAGGCTCTTGAAGTGTTTAGAGCTACTTCAAAGAGAGATGTCAGTACATGGAACTCGATAATCTCGGATTTGAGTGTTCACGGTCTTGGAAAAGATGCTTTAGAGATCTTCTCGGAGATGGTGTATGAAGGTTTTAAACCAAATGGTATCACATTTATTGGTGTTCTGTCGGCCTGTAATCATGTGGGTATGTTAGACCAAGCTCGCAAACTTTTTGAAATGATGAGTAGTGTTTACAGGGTTGAACCTACTATTGAACACTATGGTTGTATGGTGGATTTGCTTGGTCGGATGGGAAAAATTGAGGAAGCAGAAGAACTTGTGAACGAGATTCCAGCAGATGAGGCTTCCATTTTACTAGAATCTCTTCTTGGTGCCTGTAAGAGGTTTGGACAATTGGAACAAGCAGAGCGTATAGCGAATCGGTTACTGGAATTGAATCTACGTGATAGTTCAGGTTATGCTCAGATGTCAAATTTGTATGCCTCAGATGGAAGGTGGGAGAAGGTTATAGACGGTAGAAGAAACATGAGAGCAGAAAGAGTAAACAGAAGCCTGGATGTAGCATGA
- the OFP5 gene encoding ovate family protein 5 (ovate family protein 5 (OFP5); CONTAINS InterPro DOMAIN/s: Protein of unknown function DUF623 (InterPro:IPR006458); BEST Arabidopsis thaliana protein match is: ovate family protein 4 (TAIR:AT1G06920.1); Has 30201 Blast hits to 17322 proteins in 780 species: Archae - 12; Bacteria - 1396; Metazoa - 17338; Fungi - 3422; Plants - 5037; Viruses - 0; Other Eukaryotes - 2996 (source: NCBI BLink).), with translation MMRWGRKKPVSSSSSSGLSRALPVSWFSKLSGSSDLKPAKEKKQDEKASQNISVKTSLSSTTRRSDIHENSKRFQRVSVEKENSATRSADKESNEKFEEIMSSVRKKVRDFQKETCGFLEVEAMDRDNGTVILTPRIQVNRDKQRCERRDQRLLEQKPKRSEQDAGVKVKKPARRTGTGGYSREDSVILGHTITKPAHQWEKLKEVKLREVKLKADQQRKSLYLKRELNRIGTKENNKVRVFSPRASEKCRVKAIEDLKKAKQRAREHELLIETADGGMENESFAVVKCSSDPQKDFRDSMIEMIMENGINHPEELKELLVCYLRLNTDEYHDMIISVFQQVHNDFNFH, from the coding sequence ATGATGAGATGGGGAAGAAAGAAacctgtttcttcttcttcttcttccgggTTGTCTCGTGCTCTTCCtgtttcttggttttcaaagttaagTGGTTCTTCTGACTTGAAACctgcaaaagagaagaagcaagatgAAAAAGCTAGCCAGAACATATCTGTAAAAACTTCCTTGAGTTCTACTACACGTCGAAGTGATATTCATGAGAACAGCAAAAGGTTTCAAAGAGTATCAGTAGAAAAGGAGAACTCTGCAACAAGATCAGCAGATAAAGAGTCGAATGAGAAGTTTGAAGAGATAATGAGCAGTGTGAGGAAGAAAGTAAGAGATTTCCAAAAAGAGACATGTGGTTTTCTGGAAGTGGAGGCAATGGATAGAGACAACGGAACTGTGATCCTGACGCCAAGAATTCAGGTGAACAGAGATAAACAGAGATGTGAGAGACGTGACCAAAGGCTTCTTGAACAAAAGCCAAAGAGATCAGAACAAGACGCGGGGGTCAAGGTGAAAAAACCAGCTAGAAGGACAGGTACAGGAGGTTACAGTAGAGAAGATTCCGTGATTCTTGGTCATACCATAACAAAACCGGCTCATCAGTGGGAAAAGCTCAAGGAAGTCAAACTAAGAGAAGTGAAGCTGAAGGCTGACCAACAGAGGAAATCTCTGTACCTAAAAAGGGAGCTAAACAGAAtaggaacaaaagaaaacaacaaagttAGAGTTTTTTCACCAAGAGCATCTGAAAAATGCAGAGTTAAAGCTATTGAAGACTTGAAAAAGGCCAAACAGAGAGCACGGGAGCACGAGCTTCTGATAGAAACAGCAGATGGAGGAATGGAGAACGAAAGCTTTGCAGTAGTGAAATGCTCAAGTGATCCTCAGAAGGATTTTAGAGATTCAATGATTGAGATGATTATGGAGAATGGTATCAACCATCCAGAAGAACTCAAAGAGCTTCTGGTTTGTTATCTCAGACTCAATACAGATGAATATCATGACATGATCATCAGTGTGTTCCAGCAGGTGcataatgattttaattttcattaa